In Manduca sexta isolate Smith_Timp_Sample1 chromosome 23, JHU_Msex_v1.0, whole genome shotgun sequence, one DNA window encodes the following:
- the LOC115451927 gene encoding tyrosine aminotransferase — translation MSRRSRGSNKWEVRASTLARNTHNLIRNIVENLQVEPNPSKQLIALSVGDPTTFGNLNPPEQVLQAVHESVEWHISRGYAPAKGHAEARQAVAEYSAHKGNVTADDVILCSGCSHAIELAISVIADSGQNVLVPRPGFMIYKTIAEGLGIEIKYYRLLPDEQWKVDLEDLENQIDDHTAAIVVINPSNPCGSVYSKDHLLEILDIASRNHVPIIADEIYEHFVFSNYEFTALSTLSQDVPILTCSGLTKRFLVPGWRMGWIVIHDRQNIFQKEVREGLAQLANRILGPNTLIQRALPSILKYTPQSFFDEVVLFIENQAKLAYEELRRAPGLRPVMPQGAMYMMIEVKMSMFPEFKNELQFVERLVSEQSVFCLPGQCFEYPNFMRIVLTVPEDILKEACLRIATFCKEHIVSREKLKEIDTNFVLPSETQVICDNGLTRVA, via the exons ATGTCGCGACGGTCACGAGGCAGTAACAAATGGGAGGTGCGTGCATCGACGTTGGCTCGCAACACCCATAATCTCATTCGAAATATCGTAGAGAACCTTCAGGTGGAGCCTAACCCTAGTAAGCAGTTGATAGCTCTTTCCGttg GTGACCCAACAACTTTTGGAAACCTTAATCCTCCTGAGCAAGTATTACAAGCTGTCCACGAGAGTGTTGAATGGCACATAAGTCGTGGCTATGCTCCAGCTAAAGGGCATGCGGAGGCACGGCAGGCGGTAGCTGAATATAGTGCGCATAAAGGAAATGTAACAGCTGATGACGTTATTTTATGCAGCGGCTGCTCGCACGCCATCGAACTTGCAATCTCCGTTATAGCTGACTCAGGACAAAATGTTCTCGTTCCACGCCCGGGGTTCATGATATACAAGACTATAGCTGAAGGGCTGggcattgaaattaaatattatcgatTATTG cctGATGAGCAATGGAAAGTGGACCTAGAAGATTTAGAAAACCAGATAGATGATCATACAGCAGCGATCGTTGTAATAAATCCGTCAAACCCATGTGGATCTGTGTATAGCAAAGATCATTTACTGGAGATTTTGGATATAGCATCTAGGAATCATGTGCCTATCATTGCTGATGAAATATATGAGCATTTCGTTTTTTCTAACTACGAATTCACTGCCTTATCAACACTTTCACAAGATGTTCCTATATTAACATGTAGTGGACTTACAAAGCGGTTTTTAGTTCCTGGCTGGCGCATGGGTTGGATTGTTATTCACGATAgacaaaacatatttcaaaaagaAGTACGCGAAGGTCTGGCTCAACTCGCCAATCGTATACTCGGTCCAAATACATTAATACAACGAGCTTTACCatccatattaaaatatacaccacaaagtttttttgatgAAGTAGTATTGTTCATTGAG aatcaaGCAAAACTGGCGTATGAAGAGCTACGGAGAGCGCCAGGATTACGACCCGTAATGCCTCAGGGTGCTATGTACATGATGATCGAAGTCAAAATGTCCATGTTTcctgaatttaaaaatgaactcCAGTTTGTTGAACGTTTGGTCTCCGAACAATCAGTTTTTTGCTTACCAGGGCAG TGTTTTGAATATCCAAACTTCATGAGGATCGTGCTAACTGTGCCAGAAGATATATTAAAGGAAGCGTGCTTAAGGATTGCTACTTTTTGCAAGGAACATATAGTATCGAGAGAAAAATTGAAAGAAATAGACACCAATTTTGTGTTACCCAGTGAAACTCAAGTCATTTGCGATAATGGGTTGACGCGTGTTGCTTAA
- the LOC115451923 gene encoding tyrosine aminotransferase, whose translation MARLHQNGTSSGWHVQASKLSLMTSNPIREVVENLKLTPNPDKPFITLSIGDPTCFGNFRPSNLTLNAVKDSLRVKESWNYGQTVGNLKARQAVAEYYSARQNSVSANDVVLCSGCSHAIDIVISVIASPGQNILVPRPGYMIHKTIGEGLGIKMKYYDLLPDCNWEVDLEHLENQIDGNSVAIVINNPSNPCGSVYTKDHLREILKIASKYRVPVIADEIYENFVFSGYKYTAMSSLSDDVPIITCSGLTKRFLVPGWRMGWFIIHDKHNVLAKDVRRGLLNMCARILGPNTLIQQALPAILKNTEEDSFNEMMLFIENQAKRACKMLKNAPGLRPIMPQGSMYLMVQIKIEYFPKFTDDFQFIKQLCSQQSILCIPGKCFNYQNFMRIVLTVPENILIEACGRIIVFCKTHFTDVHKII comes from the exons ATGGCTCGTCTGCATCAAAACGGTACTAGCTCTGGGTGGCATGTTCAGGCGTCCAAGTTATCTTTGATGACTAGCAATCCTATAAGAGAAGTAGTAGAAAACCTGAAACTAACTCCCAATCCGGATAAACCGTTTATTACTCTTTCAATTG gtGACCCCACGTGTTTTGGAAATTTTAGGCCCTCTAATCTTACTCTGAATGCTGTTAAGGATAGTTTACGCGTAAAAGAAAGTTGGAATTACGGTCAAACTGTTGGAAACCTGAAAGCAAGACAAGCGGTGGCCGAATATTACAGTGCTCGTCAAAATTCCGTGTCTGCAAATGACGTTGTGCTTTGCAGCGGTTGTTCTCATGCCATCGATATTGTAATATCAGTCATAGCATCTCCGGGGCAGAATATATTGGTGCCACGGCCCGGTTACATGATCCATAAAACTATTGGCGAAGGATTAGGAATTAAGATGAAATATTACGATTTATTG CCTGATTGTAATTGGGAAGTCGATTTAGAACATTTAGAAAATCAAATTGACGGAAATTCCGTAGCGATTGTTATAAACAATCCTTCTAATCCATGTGGATCCGTATATACAAAAGACCATTTACGAGAAATATTGAAAATAGCTTCAAAGTATCGTGTACCTGTAATAGCTGATGAAATATacgaaaattttgttttttcggGATACAAATACACTGCGATGTCGTCATTGTCTGATGATGTTCCTATAATAACATGCAGTGGATTAACGAAAAGATTTTTAGTTCCTGGTTGGCGGATGGGCTGGTTCATTATTCATGACAAACATAACGTCTTAGCCAAAGACGTTAGAAGGGGTTTGCTCAATATGTGTGCCCGAATTCTCGGACCAAATACATTGATTCAACAAGCTTTACCAGCGATATTAAAGAATACCGAGGAAGATTCATTCAATGAGATGATGTTATTTATagag AATCAAGCTAAACGTGCATGTAAAATGTTGAAGAATGCTCCCGGCTTACGACCGATTATGCCCCAGGGATCTATGTATTTAATGGTTCAAATTAAAATCGAGTATTTTCCAAAATTCACTGATGATTTTCagtttattaaacaattatgtTCCCAGCAGTCAATACTTTGCATTCCTGGAAAG TGCttcaattatcaaaattttatgcGTATCGTGCTCACGGTgcctgaaaatatattaattgaagCTTGTGGtagaattattgttttttgtaagaCACATTTTACCGATgttcacaaaattatttag